The following coding sequences are from one Paenibacillus tundrae window:
- a CDS encoding Cof-type HAD-IIB family hydrolase, which yields MTYKLIALDVDGTLLNDHHELTEMTQETLIRASRQGIEIVLCSGRGPANTIPFMEQMGLAGYVITHNGAVTAEVSTREIVHRFAMEGQGLEPFITYCRENGVHFDINTAFGLYVDQPEGLELQVQEMYRNFMMKPQQLPQWADLTEPLVKFTAFGPLEQMNTVQQEWGNWNLPYYMTRSGDFFIDLMHPEATKGTALKRLAESKGIQPSEVMAIGNYYNDITMLTYADKGIAMDNSPDEVKAAADEVTLSNNDQGVAHSIRKHVLGE from the coding sequence ATGACATATAAATTAATTGCACTTGATGTCGATGGAACATTGCTGAACGATCACCATGAACTAACTGAGATGACACAAGAAACCTTGATTCGTGCATCCCGTCAAGGGATAGAGATTGTGCTGTGCTCAGGAAGAGGACCAGCCAACACGATTCCTTTTATGGAGCAGATGGGTTTGGCAGGCTACGTGATAACACATAACGGAGCGGTAACTGCTGAAGTAAGCACACGTGAAATTGTTCATCGTTTTGCTATGGAGGGTCAGGGGCTAGAGCCGTTTATCACGTATTGTCGGGAGAACGGGGTTCATTTTGACATTAACACGGCATTTGGATTGTATGTGGATCAGCCGGAAGGGCTGGAATTGCAAGTACAAGAGATGTATCGCAACTTTATGATGAAGCCACAACAGTTGCCACAATGGGCAGATCTAACTGAACCACTGGTCAAATTTACGGCCTTTGGACCGTTAGAGCAAATGAACACAGTACAGCAAGAGTGGGGGAACTGGAATCTTCCCTACTACATGACACGTAGTGGAGACTTTTTCATTGATCTGATGCACCCCGAAGCAACCAAAGGTACAGCATTGAAAAGATTAGCTGAATCCAAAGGCATTCAGCCCTCTGAGGTAATGGCTATTGGTAATTATTATAATGATATAACGATGCTGACCTATGCAGACAAAGGAATTGCGATGGACAATTCTCCTGATGAAGTGAAAGCAGCTGCAGATGAAGTGACACTTTCGAACAATGATCAGGGCGTGGCACATTCGATTCGAAAACATGTATTAGGTGAATAG
- a CDS encoding GNAT family N-acetyltransferase codes for MEQSFTIIQDIINEDFRAKLAEPKDTEAVMALLTETAEWLRSQGSSQWSALLEGEDSHDTEGAIRRGDVFVFKKGADIAGMVILMRKPSAWDSQLWGTRAHAEDGAVYLHRLAISREYAKTGLGRSILDWATEGIQFEGKHTMRLDCGADNATLNAFYARHGYTFVGDTEGYSTYEKSLGLNEC; via the coding sequence ATGGAGCAATCATTTACAATCATCCAAGACATCATTAACGAAGACTTTCGAGCTAAGTTGGCAGAGCCAAAAGATACGGAGGCGGTCATGGCTCTTCTGACAGAGACAGCGGAATGGCTGCGTAGTCAGGGTTCATCCCAGTGGAGTGCCCTACTAGAGGGAGAGGATTCGCATGATACGGAAGGCGCTATTCGGCGTGGTGATGTTTTTGTGTTCAAAAAAGGCGCTGATATCGCTGGAATGGTCATTCTGATGCGTAAGCCGAGTGCTTGGGACAGTCAACTATGGGGAACGAGAGCACATGCGGAAGATGGAGCAGTTTATTTGCACCGCCTAGCCATTAGTAGAGAGTATGCTAAAACAGGTCTCGGACGTAGTATATTGGATTGGGCAACCGAAGGCATTCAGTTTGAGGGTAAACACACGATGCGATTGGATTGTGGTGCGGACAATGCTACTCTCAATGCGTTTTATGCTCGTCATGGTTACACGTTTGTAGGTGATACTGAGGGATACAGCACGTATGAGAAGTCTTTAGGGTTAAATGAATGTTAA
- a CDS encoding glycosyltransferase family 4 protein, producing the protein MKLLQALFFPPEQPGGVSSMIPYMQERFTTPRWEMDLFSLPKRIRNKGREDIAFETFDWTLYQDSPIVQKYMQTYRDYLWWTKLRIQKPYDLIHAHHPIAGLAMKKVFPDTPLIQTIHSSYERELILNGRIEPDGLEHQFLVAIYRELEHQAERLLTVSDSFRRYLGAYVQQPDTIGIIPNGFDEKRFKPIAHDNAIPQLVTVCRLVPAKGLDILFKACAELKDRGLDYVLHIIGDGPIRPDLEELAQRLGIYNETIFYGYTLHPEEFMPFFDIFVLPSRAEAFGSVFAEAALSCLALVGTDVGGIPEQIENGSNGLLVPSEDPSALAEALEKVMVDPAYRYELARSACEKAKTHYSLGRSVNELKKMYLQFAKPSLT; encoded by the coding sequence GTGAAATTGCTGCAGGCGCTATTCTTTCCTCCGGAGCAGCCCGGAGGTGTATCCTCTATGATACCGTATATGCAAGAGAGGTTCACAACTCCCCGATGGGAAATGGATCTGTTCTCGCTACCCAAACGTATTCGCAACAAAGGTAGAGAAGATATTGCTTTTGAGACGTTCGATTGGACCTTGTATCAGGACAGTCCGATTGTTCAGAAATATATGCAAACGTATCGTGATTACTTATGGTGGACTAAATTACGAATTCAGAAGCCGTATGATCTCATCCACGCACATCATCCAATTGCCGGTCTTGCGATGAAAAAGGTTTTCCCAGACACACCTCTCATTCAAACGATTCACTCTAGTTATGAACGAGAGTTGATTCTGAATGGTCGGATCGAGCCCGATGGATTGGAACATCAATTCCTGGTGGCGATTTACCGTGAGCTGGAGCATCAAGCAGAACGGTTGTTAACCGTGTCTGACTCGTTCCGTCGTTATTTGGGTGCTTATGTTCAACAACCGGATACCATCGGCATAATACCGAATGGATTCGATGAAAAAAGGTTTAAACCGATTGCGCATGACAATGCCATCCCACAGTTAGTTACCGTATGTCGCCTTGTGCCGGCCAAAGGTCTGGATATTCTGTTCAAGGCATGCGCGGAACTTAAGGATCGAGGACTAGATTACGTTCTTCATATTATCGGAGATGGACCGATTCGCCCTGATCTGGAGGAGTTGGCACAGCGCCTTGGGATATATAACGAAACGATATTTTATGGTTACACGCTGCATCCTGAGGAATTTATGCCGTTCTTTGATATTTTTGTACTTCCTTCACGTGCGGAGGCCTTCGGATCTGTCTTTGCAGAGGCTGCACTGAGCTGTCTAGCGTTGGTTGGTACAGATGTTGGAGGAATCCCTGAACAGATTGAGAATGGTAGTAACGGACTGTTGGTTCCTTCTGAGGACCCGTCTGCGCTTGCAGAAGCTTTAGAGAAGGTGATGGTCGACCCAGCTTATCGTTATGAGCTTGCACGCTCAGCATGTGAGAAGGCGAAGACGCATTATTCTCTAGGTAGATCAGTCAATGAACTAAAAAAAATGTATTTGCAATTCGCTAAACCCTCTTTAACCTAA